Below is a genomic region from Treponema sp. OMZ 798.
TAAAAACATAAACAACCTTAATATAAAACTTGAAAACCTTATTAATGCAGCCGATGGGGAGGAAGACGAAGAAGGCTGTATAAGGGACGGCCTTGTAATCCTGCGCCGCTTAAAAAAAATGGCTTCCGTAATGGAAAACTTTTTAGCGAGGAGCGAATTCCCGAATGATGTTTTTTGGTTCGAAAAAATAAAAACTTCGCAAGGGGAGGCCGTCCGCTTTATTCAAACTCCGTTAAACCTTGCTCCGATAATGCGGCGTTCGGTTTTTATGCCCATGGCAACCGTAATCTGTGTTTCCGCCACCTTAAAAATAGGAGAAGATTTTAACTTTTGGCTTAACAGAAACGATCTTTATAATTTTACCGAAAAGAAAATCATCAAAGATTTTTTTCCTTCTCCCTTTCCGTACGAAAAAAATGTTGTCTTTAATATTCCGACCGACATCCCGATGCCGGATGAAAATAATTTTCAAGATGCGGTAAACGAGACCGTCCTCGCCTTATTGGAAATAACCCAAGGCAAAACCCTTATTTTGTTTACCTCTTACGATTCTCTTCAAAAAACTTGCGAGTATGTTAGGGAGCATATTGCTGAAGAGATAAAAATTTTAAAACAGGGCGAGGCTGACAGGATGCAGCTCTTATACGAATTTAAAGACGATGTTACAAGCTGCCTTTTTGCAACATCTTCCTTTTGGGCAGGAGTGGACGTTCCGGGAGAATCCCTTTCCCATGTAATCTTGGTTAAACTCCCCTTTGCGGTTCCGACTGAGCCCATATTTAAGGCCCGTGCAGACTTAATCGAAAAATCGGGCGGAAATTCTTTTATGCAGCTGAGCGTTCCCGAAGCCGTTGTACAATTCAGGCAGGGCTTCGGCCGTCTTATGAGATCGAATACCGACCGAGGTATAGTTACCGTCTTGGATAAAAGAATTTTAGTAAAGCGTTACGGTTCGATATTTATTCAAAGCATTCCTCCGACGATTCAATGTTTTTCGGAGACAAGGGCCGTATTGAACAAAATAGAAGATTTTTTGTATAATTAATCAAAAGTTTTTATGGGAGAAGGAAATGGGTGCTCTTATTGCGATTTTATGTTGTTTGGTTATCTTATCTTGGAGGGCTGTACTCATCGGTGTATTTCATTCCGTTTACAGACGGGGCTGTGATTGGGTTAACAGCGAAGTAATTGTAAGGCCTGCTCCGCGCTTACTTTTTGCAGTTTTTAAGCACTATATAGGTTTTAAATTTGAAGGAGATTACAGTCTTACAAACCGTCTTCCTGAACAATATCTGGTTATATCCAATCACCAAAGTCTTTTAGACATAGTGGTACACATGAACTATTATAACGGTACACGGCTCCGCTTTGTTGCAAAGGAAGAGCTGGGGCACAATGTACCTTTGGTTTCTCCCATGCTCAAAAGCGGAAAACATTGTTTGGTAAAAAGAACCGGAAGCCCGACTCAGGCTATGCAGGCTGTAGATAAATTTGCAGACCATGTTGTAAAAAATAATCTGATTCCCG
It encodes:
- a CDS encoding lysophospholipid acyltransferase family protein; its protein translation is MGALIAILCCLVILSWRAVLIGVFHSVYRRGCDWVNSEVIVRPAPRLLFAVFKHYIGFKFEGDYSLTNRLPEQYLVISNHQSLLDIVVHMNYYNGTRLRFVAKEELGHNVPLVSPMLKSGKHCLVKRTGSPTQAMQAVDKFADHVVKNNLIPVIFPEGSRSKDGELKTFHAAGFRRLLNAAPMPVAVCAVDGGWKISSLTRMAKNLKGGAYRVKLLKIYDAPQTKEEQIKILEEGKALIQAQLDEWRA